The Dehalobacter sp. genomic interval CAAGACTTTCCGGACTGCTGCCCGTATCCAAACGGTATAGCCTTACTGCGCTTTCTATTTTGAGCACATTGACTTTGTGTACTTCTGATTCCGTACTGTCGATACTGCTGCTGTAACCAGGCAGAACCATGGAGGCCAGTATTCCCAATAAAGCGATGACCAATAATACTTCCCATAAAGTAAAACCGTTCTTGCAACCTTTTGGCATAACAATTCCTTTCTTGTCTCTGATAAAACGAAAAAATATGTAAATTAATTACATATTTTCTACACAAATATTCTATTTCCTTTAAGGTTGGTATTTTTCGGGAACAGCAAAAAGGTACTGCTGTAAATCTCAACTTACATTTTTTTGTTCTGCAATTTATATTATTAGTACTTATTTGACCTAAATGATGACTTTTTCCCAGGCCCTGAGAATTTCTTCATCGTTACAGTCTGCAGCGACGACCGATCTCCCAATGCCGACCGGCAGAATCAGCACCTTATTACCGGCCTTATTCTTCTTATCTGCAGACATGTGTCCAAGCAGTACTGCCGGATCATGCGCTTTGGCCGTAGTGGGCAGGTCCATTTTCATTAAGAGATTCAG includes:
- a CDS encoding type II secretion system GspH family protein encodes the protein MPKGCKNGFTLWEVLLVIALLGILASMVLPGYSSSIDSTESEVHKVNVLKIESAVRLYRLDTGSSPESLDDLMTCPSADLNWQGPYLEEIPACPFDPNKHYVLDESGKAVIR